From Ostreibacterium oceani, one genomic window encodes:
- the lplT gene encoding lysophospholipid transporter LplT: protein MIFVVIAQFLSALADNILLFLILGILKESQAPNWHIPMIQQVFLMAFIILAPFVGAIADSIAKNRVMMAGNLLKLAGVIFLLAGGNAFISYTIVGIGAAIYSPAKYGILKEITGEAFLVKANALIEGSTIVAILTGVVLGGLLADFAVQQGQFWLVIGLTASIYALAAFSNIYIPKTPPERPQPIQFLPLLRSFAQDFSLLWRDKTARIALLGTGIFYGVGVTMRFLLVAWVPIALQITDNKTPAILNAMVAIGVVIGAGLASFIPLRYAKRAIFSGVGMGVLLSGLMLSQTLSASYFFLICIGISGGVFLIPLNALLQRQGHRLIGGGRAVAIQNLIDNLAMLVLLALYIFLIKAGISVISVGILFGLLTIALVSGITYYAYRHAKLLQE, encoded by the coding sequence ATGATTTTTGTCGTTATTGCCCAATTTTTATCTGCGCTAGCGGATAATATTTTGCTCTTTCTCATTCTAGGCATACTCAAAGAGTCACAAGCGCCAAACTGGCATATCCCCATGATACAGCAAGTCTTTCTCATGGCGTTTATTATACTCGCGCCTTTTGTTGGTGCTATCGCCGATAGCATTGCTAAAAATCGTGTGATGATGGCGGGTAATTTACTTAAATTGGCTGGCGTCATTTTTTTATTGGCAGGCGGTAATGCCTTTATTAGCTACACCATTGTTGGTATTGGGGCGGCGATTTATTCTCCTGCTAAATACGGCATACTCAAAGAAATCACAGGCGAGGCGTTTTTAGTCAAAGCCAATGCGCTAATAGAAGGCTCGACCATCGTTGCCATTTTAACTGGCGTTGTCCTCGGCGGCCTGCTCGCTGATTTTGCGGTACAACAAGGTCAGTTTTGGCTGGTTATTGGACTGACTGCGAGTATTTATGCACTGGCTGCATTTAGTAATATCTATATCCCCAAAACCCCACCCGAACGGCCTCAGCCCATTCAATTTTTGCCGCTATTGAGGTCCTTTGCGCAAGATTTTAGCTTGCTTTGGCGAGATAAAACCGCACGTATCGCGTTGCTCGGCACGGGTATTTTTTATGGTGTTGGCGTTACCATGCGCTTTTTGCTCGTCGCTTGGGTACCCATCGCGCTACAAATCACGGATAATAAAACCCCTGCCATACTCAATGCCATGGTTGCAATTGGGGTTGTCATTGGCGCAGGATTGGCCAGTTTCATCCCGCTTAGATATGCAAAACGCGCTATTTTCTCTGGGGTCGGCATGGGGGTTTTATTGTCTGGGCTTATGCTTAGCCAAACCCTCTCTGCGAGTTATTTCTTTTTAATTTGCATTGGCATCAGTGGCGGCGTGTTTTTAATCCCATTAAACGCTCTGCTGCAACGTCAAGGACATCGGTTAATTGGCGGCGGACGCGCCGTTGCGATTCAAAATTTAATCGACAACCTCGCCATGCTCGTTTTATTAGCGCTCTACATCTTCCTTATCAAAGCAGGCATTAGCGTCATTAGTGTGGGGATTTTATTTGGCCTACTCACGATTGCCCTCGTCAGTGGCATTACGTACTATGCGTATCGCCACGCCAAATTATTACAAGAATAG
- a CDS encoding PepSY domain-containing protein gives MKNSKHILAATLGLVILSGAATAVASDYHKKDYGDKNGHSVMHLLSEVKIDINQAMQIALDDTSGQVFGVELSKDDNRLVWEVELLTNDSIAYEYEISAIDGKILDKEIDND, from the coding sequence ATGAAAAATAGCAAACATATTTTAGCAGCAACATTAGGTTTAGTCATTTTAAGTGGTGCGGCGACGGCCGTGGCTTCTGATTACCATAAAAAGGATTATGGTGACAAAAATGGGCATTCAGTAATGCATTTATTGTCAGAGGTTAAAATTGATATTAATCAAGCAATGCAAATAGCACTGGATGATACCTCAGGGCAGGTTTTTGGCGTAGAGTTGAGCAAAGATGACAATCGATTAGTCTGGGAAGTTGAATTGCTTACAAACGATAGTATAGCCTATGAATATGAAATCTCAGCGATAGATGGTAAGATTTTAGACAAAGAAATCGATAACGATTAA
- a CDS encoding AMP-binding protein: MMKPLVKKLMQWAFRVKVHGQYESHHKKTLIIANHSSFLDGLLLALFLPANPVFVVHSTVEKSRLFRYFLRYIDYLAVDPSHPMAMKKVIKLLDSGRPVAIFPEGRITTTGALMKVYSGAAFAASKSESTIIPVQITGAKYSFFSRLRGLFNRRLFPALSLTIFPATQLDRHENLPVRARREAVKESLHQLMMRMAVEARRPMTLFAMLLDARKNHGKHTMIYEDGISDSLTFNQLVHKAVGLSHLLSKQTLSPRVGVLLPNSNVHIITFFALQHLGKVPTMINHTAGIRAIKAGLTATQADTIITSKRFIDKAQLSELIAQLTEYQIIYLEDLAATVTPKTKLQIFAKRLIPALTMSPQSPNDEAAIIFTSGSEGLPKGVVHSHDSLLTNAAQIQAIYDFHPKDRFMICLPNFHVFGLSGGTLLPIVIGSRAFLYPNPLHYRAIPEIIYDRGCTILLSTSTFLSGYARFADQYDFHRLRYVIAGAEKLSQDVIKTYQEKFGIRVLEGYGTTETAPVIAANTLMAHKTGSVGKLLPSMGATLTPVEGIADAGRLIVSGDNVMLGYLKAEQPGVLDASPVIDGKRQYDTGDIANIDDQGFLTIRGRAKRFAKIAGEMVSLDTAEKIAANAAPDAAHAIITREDKAKGEALILFTTAENLTRKQLIASAQQLGISELAVPKTIQSLSEIPLLASGKTNYVQLKTLSEQPTPSDPLSNRSADTAETADSANPANPTADALINNTPIKTPIKTHVN, from the coding sequence ATGATGAAACCATTGGTAAAAAAACTCATGCAGTGGGCGTTTCGCGTCAAAGTACACGGACAATACGAATCGCACCACAAAAAAACACTCATTATCGCAAATCACTCTTCGTTTTTAGATGGATTACTGCTCGCATTGTTTTTGCCGGCTAACCCCGTTTTTGTTGTCCACAGCACGGTTGAGAAAAGTCGGTTATTCCGCTATTTTTTACGCTATATTGATTATCTTGCCGTTGACCCCAGCCATCCCATGGCAATGAAAAAAGTCATCAAGCTACTAGACAGCGGACGCCCAGTCGCCATTTTCCCCGAAGGTCGCATCACAACGACTGGGGCATTAATGAAAGTTTATTCAGGTGCTGCTTTTGCTGCCAGCAAGTCTGAATCGACGATAATCCCTGTGCAAATCACGGGCGCTAAGTATAGTTTTTTCAGTCGTTTACGCGGGCTATTTAACCGCCGTTTGTTTCCAGCGCTTAGCTTGACCATCTTTCCTGCAACGCAACTCGATCGCCACGAGAATCTGCCCGTCAGAGCGCGCCGAGAGGCCGTCAAAGAAAGCTTGCACCAACTCATGATGCGGATGGCCGTTGAAGCCCGTCGCCCCATGACGCTGTTTGCCATGCTACTTGATGCTCGCAAAAATCATGGCAAACACACGATGATTTATGAAGATGGTATTTCAGACAGCTTAACCTTCAACCAATTAGTGCACAAAGCAGTCGGGCTGTCACATTTACTCAGCAAGCAAACCTTGTCGCCCCGTGTTGGCGTCTTGTTACCCAATAGCAACGTGCATATAATTACTTTTTTTGCATTACAGCATTTGGGTAAAGTCCCTACCATGATTAATCACACAGCGGGCATTCGCGCCATCAAGGCAGGGCTGACCGCCACCCAAGCCGACACCATCATTACGTCAAAGCGATTTATTGACAAGGCACAGCTGTCTGAGCTCATCGCGCAGCTCACCGAATATCAAATCATTTATTTAGAAGACCTTGCCGCGACAGTCACGCCAAAAACCAAACTACAGATTTTTGCCAAACGGCTGATCCCCGCGCTCACCATGTCACCACAAAGCCCCAACGACGAAGCGGCGATTATTTTTACCTCGGGGTCTGAAGGCTTGCCTAAGGGCGTAGTCCATAGCCATGATAGCCTGCTCACCAACGCGGCACAAATTCAAGCCATTTATGATTTCCACCCCAAAGACCGCTTTATGATTTGCCTGCCAAATTTCCATGTATTTGGGCTATCGGGCGGCACGCTACTGCCCATCGTCATTGGGTCGCGTGCATTTTTATACCCCAACCCCTTGCATTATCGTGCCATCCCAGAGATTATCTATGATCGCGGCTGTACTATTTTGTTAAGCACATCAACGTTTTTAAGTGGCTATGCCCGATTTGCTGACCAGTATGATTTTCATCGGTTACGCTATGTCATTGCTGGCGCTGAAAAGCTATCGCAAGACGTCATTAAAACCTACCAAGAGAAATTTGGCATCCGCGTCCTAGAAGGTTACGGCACCACAGAAACCGCGCCTGTTATCGCCGCCAATACACTTATGGCGCATAAAACAGGCTCGGTCGGCAAACTGCTCCCCAGTATGGGCGCCACACTAACGCCTGTTGAAGGCATTGCGGATGCGGGCAGACTCATTGTCAGTGGCGATAACGTCATGCTTGGCTACTTAAAGGCAGAACAACCTGGCGTACTCGATGCATCGCCTGTCATTGATGGCAAACGCCAATACGACACGGGTGACATTGCCAACATTGACGATCAAGGGTTCTTAACCATCCGCGGGCGCGCCAAGCGCTTTGCAAAGATTGCTGGGGAAATGGTCTCACTCGATACCGCTGAAAAAATCGCAGCGAATGCCGCACCCGACGCCGCTCACGCCATTATTACCCGTGAAGACAAAGCCAAAGGCGAAGCGCTCATTCTATTCACCACTGCCGAAAATTTAACTAGAAAACAACTGATTGCATCTGCACAGCAGCTGGGCATTAGCGAATTAGCCGTACCAAAAACCATCCAATCACTGTCCGAAATTCCCTTACTCGCCAGTGGCAAAACCAACTACGTTCAATTAAAAACGTTGAGTGAACAACCGACACCATCCGACCCGCTCAGCAACCGCTCGGCTGACACGGCTGAAACGGCTGACTCGGCGAACCCAGCGAACCCAACCGCCGATGCATTAATCAACAACACCCCAATCAAAACCCCAATTAAAACCCATGTAAACTAA